A window of the Polaribacter sp. HaHaR_3_91 genome harbors these coding sequences:
- a CDS encoding DJ-1/PfpI family protein encodes MKKVFLLLSVILIISCQSKEVEKSTENVKEIQPKKVFPKLEKDRYNVAFLIMDGTFNTELTAPFDIFQHTIFRENIKAMNVFTVANTDNPITTFEGMRILPDFNYLKDSLPKIDILVVPSAEHHLDSDLEDTAMIDFVKRVDKDATFMTSHCDGAFVLAKAGLLNDRVSTTFPSDIDKMRTKFPDLDIRKEVLFVHDGKYITSAGGAKSFEAALYLCEFLYGKEVAKSLAGGLVIDWNVDEVPHLIVE; translated from the coding sequence ATGAAAAAAGTATTTTTGTTGTTATCAGTAATTTTAATAATAAGTTGTCAATCTAAAGAAGTAGAAAAGAGCACTGAAAATGTAAAAGAGATTCAACCTAAAAAAGTATTTCCAAAATTAGAAAAAGACAGATATAATGTTGCTTTTTTAATTATGGACGGAACCTTTAATACAGAACTAACTGCTCCTTTCGATATTTTTCAGCACACCATTTTTAGAGAAAATATTAAGGCAATGAATGTGTTTACTGTTGCAAACACAGACAATCCGATTACTACTTTTGAAGGAATGAGAATTTTGCCAGATTTTAATTATCTAAAAGATTCGTTACCAAAAATAGATATTTTAGTGGTTCCGTCTGCAGAGCATCATTTAGATTCCGATTTAGAAGATACTGCAATGATAGACTTTGTAAAACGAGTAGATAAAGACGCTACTTTTATGACTTCTCATTGCGATGGCGCTTTTGTATTAGCAAAAGCAGGTTTGTTAAATGATAGAGTTTCTACTACTTTTCCGAGTGATATTGATAAAATGAGAACTAAGTTTCCTGATTTAGATATTAGAAAAGAAGTTTTATTTGTGCACGACGGAAAATATATTACTTCTGCCGGTGGCGCAAAATCTTTTGAAGCTGCGTTGTATTTATGTGAATTTTTATACGGAAAAGAAGTAGCAAAATCTTTAGCTGGTGGTTTGGTTATTGATTGGAATGTAGATGAGGTACCGCATTTAATTGTGGAGTAA